In a single window of the Gloeocapsa sp. PCC 73106 genome:
- a CDS encoding AI-2E family transporter — translation MKTDFKLIDLIVRLICLGLIFYWCFLLFRPLVTLIVWGAILGVTWFPLFLRIKAVVGGRAKLATVLLTLISILIIAGPVSAIALVLVGNLQTLADNLLNQSIVLPSPEIVSSWPVIGQPLNAILQVASVNIGELSTRFEPQLKELAKTSLLVAGNTSVTLLKFILSIIIAGVLTLYNNEVKDGVIRFSERIAPGWGGEFLKLSVLTVRNVARGVIGVAIVQSLLIGIGLIVAGIPAAGLLTFLCLVLALIQIGPMLIVLPVLIFAWSTMNNFWALIFTLWMLPSALIDNFLKPIWMARGLPVPMPVIIIGVFGGVLTHGFIGLFVGPVILSLGYELIKAWLNQDLILKSTPADENS, via the coding sequence ATGAAAACAGACTTTAAACTGATCGATCTCATTGTCAGGCTCATCTGTCTGGGCTTGATATTTTATTGGTGTTTCCTGCTTTTCCGTCCCCTAGTGACACTTATAGTCTGGGGAGCGATTCTAGGGGTCACTTGGTTTCCTTTATTCTTGAGGATCAAGGCTGTTGTGGGGGGACGTGCTAAATTGGCAACTGTCCTCCTCACTCTAATCTCTATCCTGATTATCGCCGGTCCGGTGAGCGCGATCGCATTGGTATTGGTTGGCAATCTTCAAACCTTAGCAGATAATCTCCTTAACCAATCTATCGTCCTGCCTTCCCCTGAGATTGTCAGCTCGTGGCCTGTCATCGGTCAACCCTTAAACGCTATTTTGCAAGTTGCCTCAGTTAATATTGGGGAACTTTCCACTCGGTTTGAGCCACAACTAAAAGAACTAGCGAAAACCTCCCTTTTAGTTGCCGGGAATACCAGCGTGACTCTTCTCAAATTTATCTTATCGATTATCATCGCAGGGGTGCTCACCCTCTACAACAATGAAGTTAAAGACGGAGTAATCCGATTTTCCGAAAGAATTGCACCAGGGTGGGGCGGTGAATTCTTGAAACTTTCCGTCTTGACTGTGCGCAATGTTGCTCGTGGTGTCATTGGCGTAGCAATTGTGCAGAGTTTACTGATCGGTATTGGATTAATTGTCGCAGGTATACCGGCTGCGGGTTTGTTAACATTCCTCTGCTTGGTTTTAGCCCTTATCCAGATTGGTCCGATGTTAATTGTTCTACCAGTACTAATCTTCGCCTGGTCAACGATGAATAATTTCTGGGCATTAATTTTTACCCTTTGGATGTTACCATCTGCCCTTATTGATAATTTCTTAAAGCCCATCTGGATGGCGAGGGGATTACCGGTACCGATGCCGGTGATTATTATTGGTGTGTTTGGGGGAGTCCTCACTCACGGTTTTATCGGTCTGTTTGTAGGACCTGTCATACTGAGTCTAGGTTATGAACTAATCAAAGCTTGGCTAAACCAAGACCTTATTCTCAAATCGACCCCTGCCGATGAAAATTCTTAA
- a CDS encoding aspartate aminotransferase, translating to MSLTWISRAQRLSSLPPYVFARLDELKARAREQGIDLIDLGMGNPDGTAPQPVIDAAIAALAKAEYHGYPPFEGTANFRKAITNWYQRSYRVELDPNNEALPLLGSKEGLAHLALAYVDPGDIVLVPSPSYPAHFRGPMIAGGTIYPLIVKPENDWLIDLTAIPEAIAQKAKILYFNYPNNPTTATAPREFFEEVVAFARHYQILLVHDLCYAELAFDGYQPTSLLEIPGAKELSVEFHTLSKTYSMAGWRVGFVVGNSDIIQGLRTLKTNLDYGIFSVIQTAAETALGLPEIYIKQVQDRYRQRRDLLIQGLAELGWDIPKSKATMYLWIPTPVGVGSTDFALNLLQTTGIVVTPGNAFGEGGEGYIRISLIAECDRLLEALNRMKQAKISYSS from the coding sequence ATGAGTTTAACTTGGATTAGCCGTGCTCAACGTTTAAGTAGCCTACCCCCCTACGTATTCGCTCGTCTCGATGAATTAAAAGCCCGCGCTCGAGAACAGGGTATCGATTTAATCGATTTAGGAATGGGTAACCCCGATGGTACCGCACCTCAACCGGTAATTGATGCGGCGATCGCGGCTTTGGCTAAAGCAGAATATCATGGCTATCCACCTTTTGAAGGAACGGCTAATTTTCGCAAAGCTATTACTAATTGGTATCAACGCTCTTATCGAGTGGAACTAGATCCGAATAACGAAGCCTTACCACTGTTAGGATCTAAAGAGGGATTAGCCCATCTCGCCCTAGCCTATGTTGATCCCGGTGACATAGTTTTAGTACCTAGTCCCTCCTATCCCGCCCATTTTCGCGGTCCCATGATCGCCGGTGGGACAATCTATCCCCTCATCGTTAAGCCGGAAAACGACTGGTTAATCGATTTAACCGCTATTCCCGAAGCTATAGCACAAAAAGCCAAAATTCTTTACTTCAATTATCCGAATAATCCTACTACCGCTACTGCACCTAGGGAGTTTTTTGAGGAAGTGGTGGCTTTTGCTCGTCATTACCAAATTTTACTAGTCCATGATCTCTGTTACGCTGAATTAGCTTTTGACGGTTATCAACCTACTAGTTTACTGGAGATTCCCGGCGCTAAAGAGCTCAGCGTAGAGTTTCATACTCTGTCTAAAACTTATAGTATGGCGGGTTGGCGCGTGGGTTTTGTGGTGGGGAATTCTGATATTATTCAAGGACTACGCACCCTCAAAACTAATCTGGATTATGGTATCTTTAGCGTGATTCAAACCGCAGCAGAGACAGCACTAGGATTACCAGAAATCTATATTAAACAGGTACAAGATCGCTATCGTCAACGTCGTGATCTGTTAATCCAAGGTTTGGCTGAGTTGGGATGGGATATACCTAAGTCTAAAGCGACTATGTATCTCTGGATTCCTACTCCTGTAGGGGTTGGTTCCACCGATTTTGCTCTAAACTTGTTGCAAACCACAGGAATAGTCGTGACTCCCGGTAATGCTTTTGGGGAAGGGGGCGAGGGTTATATTAGAATTAGTTTAATCGCCGAGTGCGATCGCTTGTTGGAAGCTCTTAATCGCATGAAGCAGGCTAAAATTAGTTACAGTAGTTGA